Below is a genomic region from Spirosoma radiotolerans.
GATTAACTCGTGTACCATTTGCCGTCTATTAAAGTCAATTCAGCAAGCGAGAATCACGGTTGATACAGCATTTATGACAGCTAGCTCATTCGCTACTTCAATTGACCTGAATAGTAGGCAACATTTGTATCACCAGAGAGCGAATACTTCTAATTAATTTCTCACTTCCTCAACTGGACATTCCATTCTAGTGAAATCCACTTTTTAAACCAAAAACAACAAGTACTTATGAAATCTATTAAGAAGATCACTGTATTGGCGTTGGCAGCGATCACAGTATCCAGTTCATTAACCAGTTGCGCAACCGTATTCGGAGGGCGCGTTACAGATCATCAAAAACGTAAGCCACTACCTGGTGAAACACAACGCGAAGTCCGAGTAGGTGCACTTATCGCCGATGTGCTTTTATTCTGGCCAGGAGCAGTTGTTGACTTCGCTACCGGGGCCATCTACAGGCCCTTGCGAAATACATCGGCACAGGTTCAACCAACAGCCACCAATTCTGTAAAAAAACGCCAGTAGGTTACACGACAACAACTAAACGTATAGGAAGTACCGTTATAGCATTCTGTAACGGTACTGAGTTATTTTTTGTGTCAGTACGTTCGTAAAAGACTAATCGGGGAACAGTAACAAAACATCACACTACAAACCAGTTACGCTTTTCTCCGATTTACCCATCGATACTTGTCTTTATTGAAGCACGCCAGGTTGAAAGCCCATTTTTGTGGTGTAGACAAAGGCTATAAAAATAAACATACCCTCACTTTAGTAACGAGCCCGCTTTTCAACGGAATCGCACTGGCCCTAACCCCGACTCTGATTCGCAATGCCTTGGGCTTTATCAATAATAGTGCTTACCAACAGTCAGTTACGACAAATTTCTTAGGAACAAAGTCAACCCTACGCTGCAATAGCATAAGCGGAGGGGTATACCAACCAGCATCAATCTACAGCGCTCTTACGACCATTCTACGTACCTATTTTTAGCCATGAAGCCAATTCATATTTTACTTATTTTGCTACTAGGCAGCTTTCTCTCCTGCCAGAAGCCAACGGATGCGGTTAACCCTGATGGTCCATCCCCAGGTCAACCCGACACATCAACCGGAACACCAACTGAAGTAGGCCAACCCATAGGGACACCCACGACAAAAACAATAGGAAAGTCTGGCGGAACGATTTCAACGCCTGATGGCAAGTTAACACTCATCTTTCCTGTCGGGGCACTCGCCAAAGAAACGCCAATTACGGTTCAACCAATTCAAAACAAGGCTATTAATGGCATTGGGATCGGGTACCAGTTTGGCCCAGATACCCTAACGCTGAATCAACCCATTACCTTTGTATATCACTACAATGAGAACGAATTAGTCGGAACTACTCCAGACGCGCTTGGGTTGGCCGGACAGGATGATCGGCACATCTGGACAGTAAAACAGTCGGCGGTAGTTGACAAAACGAACCGCACAATTACCAGTAAAGCCAAGCGATTAGACCGGTGGGCTGCCCTGATAACTTACTATCAGTTAACTCCTGTTCAGGATACAGTCTATCTGGGACAAGTACGGGAGTTGACACTCAATCGATGTACCGATAAAGAGCCTTGGGGTAATACAGACATCAAGGACGTAAATGTTGAACTGTATAACCGCCCTGCGGAGATCAGAAATGTGCGGGATGTGCTCTTAAATGGGAACAGCTATTCACACCCGGAACAAGCCAAATCCAAGGATGGTAAAGTAGGCTTCACGTACGACTCCAAGACGTTAAAAGTGGTGTATACTGCTCCCAGTGATAAAGTACCGGCCACTAATCCGGTCATTGTTACCGTACAGTTAGAAGGTCCTAACAACGCTCAACTGCTGTTATCTTCTACCATTAAGGTGGTTGGTGAAAGTAACTTAGTGATAAATGGTCACTCATACGACAACGTAACGCCAAGCGGAGGTTTTATCAATGGGCATCTTATGGTAACGGCTACGGGCGTCGATTCGACAGGCAAAAGCGGCAGTATATCCCTGTTTCTGAACAGCCTTTCAATAGGGGCGCATCCGTTTTCAAATGACTTAGAACTTCTGGAAGGCACTTCAATCAGTGTTCTGAATGGAGCGGGTAAAGGAGACGAATTAGAAGGATCATCCATTTATTCGACCTGTCTTATTCCGAAAACCGAATCAGGTGCCATTCAGGTGGTTAAAGTTGAACGGTCAAATGGCACAGCAAAAGTAATTCTTCAACTAAGCGGACGCGTTGTGACCAAGCATAGTTACAACGCAGAAACCTGCACCGTCAACGAGCATAAAACGATGTCGGTAAGCGGTCGGCTTACGGTCGTTGCCCGAGAATAGAAAATCATTCTGATTCTTCTTATCTCATAATCTTATTAATTTCTTTATCATGAATTTTCTCCGAGGACGATGTGCCGCGCTAACGGTAAAAAACAGTCGTATCAGCAACAGCGGAGGCTATGGAATAATGTACACCTCCGATGCCACGCTCAACGCCGATGCCAATTCGGTAAATACGTTTACGAGCAATGCACAAGCCAGCCTCTACAAATTGTAAGTAGTCATTGGTAATCCGTTTCCAGGCGCTTAACTGAAGACGGATTACCAATGATGCAATCGGTTTTCTCGGATTTAGCCTTTATTTTCGGTTTTTATCCGCTATGACGTTGCCCAGTCTATTTCAGAAATTCGCCCGTTTTGTTGAGCAGCATCGCCCGGCTTTATTCTCCCATGTTGAGTGGTGGTTCCATTTAGGGTCGATGCCGTTACTTCTTCCTGTCGGCGCGTATTTCATCATGGGCGAGCGTTACTTTCATGATCCCATCACGTTCACGGTTGGTTCACTCGTGAATGTGCTTGTTTACTGGTATACTGTAGTCCTTTTTACATTGGCCGTTCGTTGGGTCATTTGCCAGTTTCCCCTGATTCAGCAGGCGGGTATTCGATTTGTGAGTATGCTTTTATCTGTCGGTCTCATCATGGCCGCTACTGCTGTGCTCGATCTTTGGTTGTTTAGTCTGGTTCCGGGTACTGGCGTTCAATTCTCATGGGACGCTGTGGTGCCACTTTGGTTGTTCGGCAGCGTGGCTAGCCCCATTTTCTGTTTAGCACTAGGCATGTTTTATATGTACTCGCAGTGGCAAGATCGACAAACCGAAAATGAGCAATTGAAACGGGAGGCCCTTCAGCAACAGTACGACGCGTTGAAAGACCGTGTGAATCCACACTTTTTATTTAATTCACTGAATTCCGTGTCGTTACTAATTGGTGAAGATACCGCCCAAGCCGAACGCTTTGTCGATCAGTTATCGATGGTGTATCGGTATATGCTTCGAGCCAATACTCAGGCCTTAATACCGCTGGAGGATGAGCTAAATTTTGTGGAAATCTACGCCGGTCTGCTGGGTATGCGCTACGGCAGTTCGATCCATTTGACATCATACATTTCATCCGGT
It encodes:
- a CDS encoding sensor histidine kinase; translation: MTLPSLFQKFARFVEQHRPALFSHVEWWFHLGSMPLLLPVGAYFIMGERYFHDPITFTVGSLVNVLVYWYTVVLFTLAVRWVICQFPLIQQAGIRFVSMLLSVGLIMAATAVLDLWLFSLVPGTGVQFSWDAVVPLWLFGSVASPIFCLALGMFYMYSQWQDRQTENEQLKREALQQQYDALKDRVNPHFLFNSLNSVSLLIGEDTAQAERFVDQLSMVYRYMLRANTQALIPLEDELNFVEIYAGLLGMRYGSSIHLTSYISSGCRQGQLPPLTLQTLIDNAIKYNIMTPVLPLIIDVRTDGDLLIISNTLQRKTIRVETSSTGLSTVMNNYRRLNLPEPIIEESPTHFIVSLPLLAEG